Proteins encoded in a region of the Planococcus citri chromosome 1, ihPlaCitr1.1, whole genome shotgun sequence genome:
- the LOC135832201 gene encoding putative uncharacterized protein DDB_G0282133 isoform X1, whose amino-acid sequence MKIRSLFKMSNTLKTILQLKSWLILIICASCIRWTDSIRFKPSPCPGKFNYESTTNDDRWYGDITFPVNTTIDGSTIRIELDRPSQLLVTTGGPITTKDNQVYFITHDNVVLEKGSTYKLIFMVKFDKENEVPMLATIHFNGQRICPPDLVTLSLGGGNDYSSSRPDIKATAPTDVLSDIDKKQKNPTTKTTTRATYNNNNNNGGDTDYFTENSNTNRLTTSRTPISNSNNFGGSNSENQGNTGYNPNSNSNNYGGGSTNGNQGSNSYNPNGNSNNYGGTGNNGNQGSNGYNPNSNSNNYGGGGNNGNYGSGGYNPNTSDNFGTGGNNGYNPNTSSNSGSNSNGFNNNNNQNQGNNGFGSGNSNNYGNNGGSSLGNNNNGFNTGNQGTFGGNSDNFGSNSNSNQGNNGFNSGNSNNGFNTGSGGGSQGNKNPNQGGEVIFNNGGSTNNNGGRPNIGNEATVSGEVACGTVSIANPLITLAQNSEYGQWPWHVALFMRDEVNPSKSSYICGGSLVSKNRVITAAHCVSLSGNRIVNPNSLTAYMGKYNINTDESTSQKRTVSALKVNPEYNKANFHNDIAILSLKDDVEFTNYVRPICLWEATDGVQDVVGQNGIVVGWGYNEYQQLNQELKQATMPIVSTEKCARSDPQFFSEYVSDNAFCAGSLNGTGPCKGDSGGGLVLKRNNSWYLRGIVSVSAAPKNGSVCNNHHYIVFTDTAKYTDFIKRNI is encoded by the exons ATGAAAATTCGCTCACTATTCAAAATGTCTAATACTTTGAAG acaattttgcAGTTGAAATCATGGCTAATTTTGATAATATGCGCATCTTGTATTCGGTGGACAGATTCAATAAGATTCAAACCATCTCCATGTCCTGGAAAATTCAACTATGAATCAACAACGAACGATGATCGTTGGTACGGAGATATTACATTTCCAGTCAATACAACTATCGACGGGTCTACAATTCGAATAGAATTAGATAGACCATCTCAGCTTTTGGTA ACCACAGGTGGACCTATTACAACGAAAGACAATCAGGTCTACTTCATCACTCATGACAATGTCGTGTTAGAAAAGGGCTCGacgtataaattaatttttatggtgaaatttgataaaGAAAATGAGGTCCCAATGTTGGCAACTATCCATTTCAACGGTCAAAGGATATGTCCTCCTGATCTAG TCACCCTATCCTTAGGAGGAGGGAATGATTATTCGAGTTCACGCCCGGATATAAAAGCTACAGCACCTACCGATGTTCTTTCTGATAtcgataaaaagcaaaaaaatccaaccaCCAAAACCAC GACTCGGGCCacatacaacaacaacaacaacaacggtGGCGATACCGACTACTTTACtgaaaattcgaatacaaatCGATTAACAACTAGTAGAACTccaatttcaaattcgaataatttcgGAGGTAGTAATAGTGAAAATCAAGGCAACACTGGCTACAATCCGAATAGTAATTCGAATAATTATGGCGGTGGTAGTACCAATGGAAATCAAGGCAGCAATAGTTACAATCCTAATGGTAATTCAAATAATTACGGCGGAACTGGCAATAATGGAAATCAAGGTAGCAATGGTTACAATCCTAATAGTAATTCGAATAATTACGGCGGAGGAGGCAATAATGGAAATTATGGCAGCGGTGGTTACAACCCTAATACGTCGGACAATTTCGGTACAGGCGGCAATAATGGCTACAACCCCAATACCTCGAGTAACTCCGGCAGCAATAGTAATGgcttcaacaacaacaacaatcaAAATCAAGGAAATAACGGTTTTGGCTCCGGCAATTCGAATAATTACGGGAATAACGGTGGTAGCAGCTTAGGAAATAACAATAACGGGTTCAATACTGGGAATCAAGGCACGTTCGGTGGCAATTCCGATAACTTTGGTTCTAATAGCAATTCAAATCAAGGAAACAATGGTTTCAATTCTGGGAACTCGAATAATGGTTTCAACACTGGTTCAGGTGGAGGTAGCCAAggaaataaaaatccaaatcaaGGGGGAGAGGTTATTTTCAACAACGGGGGCAGCACTAATAATAACGGCGGACGACCGAATATAGGAAACGAAGCAACGGTCAGCGGCGAAGTAGCTTGCGGTACTGTTTCTATAGCTAATCCTTTGATTACATTGGCTCAAAATTCCGAATATGGACAATGGCCTTGGCACGTAGCATTGTTCATGAGAGATGAAGTAAACCCGTCAAAGTCATCTTATATCTGTGGTGGATCTCTCGTTTCGAAAAATAGAGTAATTACAG cCGCTCATTGCGTTTCGCTGTCAGGAAATAGGATTGTCAATCCTAATTCCCTAACTGCCTACATGGGTAAATATAATATTAACACCGATGAAAGTACCTCCCAAAAAAGAACG GTGAGCGCTCTCAAAGTTAATCCGGAATACAATAAAGCTAATTTTCACAACGATATCgctattttgagtttgaaagaCGATGTCGAATTTACAAATTATGTACGACCTATATGCCTTTGGGAAGCAACCGATGGGGTTCAAGATGTCGTGGGACAAAATGGAATA gtcgTCGGATGGGGTTACAATGAATATCAACAACTTAATCAAGAACTTAAACAGGCCACTATGCCGATTGTTTCGACTGAAAAATGCGCTCGAAGTgatccacaatttttttcagaatacgTTTCTGATAACGCATTCTGCGCCGGATCTTTAAATG GAACGGGCCCGTGTAAAGGTGACAGTGGTGGTGGATTAGTTTTGAAACGCAATAATTCGTGGTATTTGAGAGGAATTGTATCGGTTTCAGCAGCGCCTAAAAATGGATCGGTATGCAATAATCATCATTACATTGTTTTCACGGATACGGCTAAATATACCGATTTTATTAAACGAAATATTTGA
- the LOC135832201 gene encoding probable serine/threonine-protein kinase clkA isoform X4: MKIRSLFKMSNTLKTILQLKSWLILIICASCIRWTDSIRFKPSPCPGKFNYESTTNDDRWYGDITFPVNTTIDGSTIRIELDRPSQLLVTTGGPITTKDNQVYFITHDNVVLEKGSTYKLIFMVKFDKENEVPMLATIHFNGQRICPPDLVTLSLGGGNDYSSSRPDIKATAPTDVLSDIDKKQKNPTTKTTTRATYNNNNNNGGDTDYFTENSNTNRLTTSRTPISNSNNFGGSNSENQGNTGYNPNSNSNNYGGGSTNGNQGSNSYNPNGNSNNYGGTGNNGNQGGNNGYNPNTSSNSGSNSNGFNNNNNQNQGNNGFGSGNSNNYGNNGGSSLGNNNNGFNTGNQGTFGGNSDNFGSNSNSNQGNNGFNSGNSNNGFNTGSGGGSQGNKNPNQGGEVIFNNGGSTNNNGGRPNIGNEATVSGEVACGTVSIANPLITLAQNSEYGQWPWHVALFMRDEVNPSKSSYICGGSLVSKNRVITAAHCVSLSGNRIVNPNSLTAYMGKYNINTDESTSQKRTVSALKVNPEYNKANFHNDIAILSLKDDVEFTNYVRPICLWEATDGVQDVVGQNGIVVGWGYNEYQQLNQELKQATMPIVSTEKCARSDPQFFSEYVSDNAFCAGSLNGTGPCKGDSGGGLVLKRNNSWYLRGIVSVSAAPKNGSVCNNHHYIVFTDTAKYTDFIKRNI; encoded by the exons ATGAAAATTCGCTCACTATTCAAAATGTCTAATACTTTGAAG acaattttgcAGTTGAAATCATGGCTAATTTTGATAATATGCGCATCTTGTATTCGGTGGACAGATTCAATAAGATTCAAACCATCTCCATGTCCTGGAAAATTCAACTATGAATCAACAACGAACGATGATCGTTGGTACGGAGATATTACATTTCCAGTCAATACAACTATCGACGGGTCTACAATTCGAATAGAATTAGATAGACCATCTCAGCTTTTGGTA ACCACAGGTGGACCTATTACAACGAAAGACAATCAGGTCTACTTCATCACTCATGACAATGTCGTGTTAGAAAAGGGCTCGacgtataaattaatttttatggtgaaatttgataaaGAAAATGAGGTCCCAATGTTGGCAACTATCCATTTCAACGGTCAAAGGATATGTCCTCCTGATCTAG TCACCCTATCCTTAGGAGGAGGGAATGATTATTCGAGTTCACGCCCGGATATAAAAGCTACAGCACCTACCGATGTTCTTTCTGATAtcgataaaaagcaaaaaaatccaaccaCCAAAACCAC GACTCGGGCCacatacaacaacaacaacaacaacggtGGCGATACCGACTACTTTACtgaaaattcgaatacaaatCGATTAACAACTAGTAGAACTccaatttcaaattcgaataatttcgGAGGTAGTAATAGTGAAAATCAAGGCAACACTGGCTACAATCCGAATAGTAATTCGAATAATTATGGCGGTGGTAGTACCAATGGAAATCAAGGCAGCAATAGTTACAATCCTAATGGTAATTCAAATAATTACGGCGGAACTGGCAATAATGGAAATCAAG GCGGCAATAATGGCTACAACCCCAATACCTCGAGTAACTCCGGCAGCAATAGTAATGgcttcaacaacaacaacaatcaAAATCAAGGAAATAACGGTTTTGGCTCCGGCAATTCGAATAATTACGGGAATAACGGTGGTAGCAGCTTAGGAAATAACAATAACGGGTTCAATACTGGGAATCAAGGCACGTTCGGTGGCAATTCCGATAACTTTGGTTCTAATAGCAATTCAAATCAAGGAAACAATGGTTTCAATTCTGGGAACTCGAATAATGGTTTCAACACTGGTTCAGGTGGAGGTAGCCAAggaaataaaaatccaaatcaaGGGGGAGAGGTTATTTTCAACAACGGGGGCAGCACTAATAATAACGGCGGACGACCGAATATAGGAAACGAAGCAACGGTCAGCGGCGAAGTAGCTTGCGGTACTGTTTCTATAGCTAATCCTTTGATTACATTGGCTCAAAATTCCGAATATGGACAATGGCCTTGGCACGTAGCATTGTTCATGAGAGATGAAGTAAACCCGTCAAAGTCATCTTATATCTGTGGTGGATCTCTCGTTTCGAAAAATAGAGTAATTACAG cCGCTCATTGCGTTTCGCTGTCAGGAAATAGGATTGTCAATCCTAATTCCCTAACTGCCTACATGGGTAAATATAATATTAACACCGATGAAAGTACCTCCCAAAAAAGAACG GTGAGCGCTCTCAAAGTTAATCCGGAATACAATAAAGCTAATTTTCACAACGATATCgctattttgagtttgaaagaCGATGTCGAATTTACAAATTATGTACGACCTATATGCCTTTGGGAAGCAACCGATGGGGTTCAAGATGTCGTGGGACAAAATGGAATA gtcgTCGGATGGGGTTACAATGAATATCAACAACTTAATCAAGAACTTAAACAGGCCACTATGCCGATTGTTTCGACTGAAAAATGCGCTCGAAGTgatccacaatttttttcagaatacgTTTCTGATAACGCATTCTGCGCCGGATCTTTAAATG GAACGGGCCCGTGTAAAGGTGACAGTGGTGGTGGATTAGTTTTGAAACGCAATAATTCGTGGTATTTGAGAGGAATTGTATCGGTTTCAGCAGCGCCTAAAAATGGATCGGTATGCAATAATCATCATTACATTGTTTTCACGGATACGGCTAAATATACCGATTTTATTAAACGAAATATTTGA
- the LOC135832201 gene encoding putative uncharacterized protein DDB_G0282133 isoform X2, producing MKIRSLFKMSNTLKTILQLKSWLILIICASCIRWTDSIRFKPSPCPGKFNYESTTNDDRWYGDITFPVNTTIDGSTIRIELDRPSQLLTTGGPITTKDNQVYFITHDNVVLEKGSTYKLIFMVKFDKENEVPMLATIHFNGQRICPPDLVTLSLGGGNDYSSSRPDIKATAPTDVLSDIDKKQKNPTTKTTTRATYNNNNNNGGDTDYFTENSNTNRLTTSRTPISNSNNFGGSNSENQGNTGYNPNSNSNNYGGGSTNGNQGSNSYNPNGNSNNYGGTGNNGNQGSNGYNPNSNSNNYGGGGNNGNYGSGGYNPNTSDNFGTGGNNGYNPNTSSNSGSNSNGFNNNNNQNQGNNGFGSGNSNNYGNNGGSSLGNNNNGFNTGNQGTFGGNSDNFGSNSNSNQGNNGFNSGNSNNGFNTGSGGGSQGNKNPNQGGEVIFNNGGSTNNNGGRPNIGNEATVSGEVACGTVSIANPLITLAQNSEYGQWPWHVALFMRDEVNPSKSSYICGGSLVSKNRVITAAHCVSLSGNRIVNPNSLTAYMGKYNINTDESTSQKRTVSALKVNPEYNKANFHNDIAILSLKDDVEFTNYVRPICLWEATDGVQDVVGQNGIVVGWGYNEYQQLNQELKQATMPIVSTEKCARSDPQFFSEYVSDNAFCAGSLNGTGPCKGDSGGGLVLKRNNSWYLRGIVSVSAAPKNGSVCNNHHYIVFTDTAKYTDFIKRNI from the exons ATGAAAATTCGCTCACTATTCAAAATGTCTAATACTTTGAAG acaattttgcAGTTGAAATCATGGCTAATTTTGATAATATGCGCATCTTGTATTCGGTGGACAGATTCAATAAGATTCAAACCATCTCCATGTCCTGGAAAATTCAACTATGAATCAACAACGAACGATGATCGTTGGTACGGAGATATTACATTTCCAGTCAATACAACTATCGACGGGTCTACAATTCGAATAGAATTAGATAGACCATCTCAGCTTTTG ACCACAGGTGGACCTATTACAACGAAAGACAATCAGGTCTACTTCATCACTCATGACAATGTCGTGTTAGAAAAGGGCTCGacgtataaattaatttttatggtgaaatttgataaaGAAAATGAGGTCCCAATGTTGGCAACTATCCATTTCAACGGTCAAAGGATATGTCCTCCTGATCTAG TCACCCTATCCTTAGGAGGAGGGAATGATTATTCGAGTTCACGCCCGGATATAAAAGCTACAGCACCTACCGATGTTCTTTCTGATAtcgataaaaagcaaaaaaatccaaccaCCAAAACCAC GACTCGGGCCacatacaacaacaacaacaacaacggtGGCGATACCGACTACTTTACtgaaaattcgaatacaaatCGATTAACAACTAGTAGAACTccaatttcaaattcgaataatttcgGAGGTAGTAATAGTGAAAATCAAGGCAACACTGGCTACAATCCGAATAGTAATTCGAATAATTATGGCGGTGGTAGTACCAATGGAAATCAAGGCAGCAATAGTTACAATCCTAATGGTAATTCAAATAATTACGGCGGAACTGGCAATAATGGAAATCAAGGTAGCAATGGTTACAATCCTAATAGTAATTCGAATAATTACGGCGGAGGAGGCAATAATGGAAATTATGGCAGCGGTGGTTACAACCCTAATACGTCGGACAATTTCGGTACAGGCGGCAATAATGGCTACAACCCCAATACCTCGAGTAACTCCGGCAGCAATAGTAATGgcttcaacaacaacaacaatcaAAATCAAGGAAATAACGGTTTTGGCTCCGGCAATTCGAATAATTACGGGAATAACGGTGGTAGCAGCTTAGGAAATAACAATAACGGGTTCAATACTGGGAATCAAGGCACGTTCGGTGGCAATTCCGATAACTTTGGTTCTAATAGCAATTCAAATCAAGGAAACAATGGTTTCAATTCTGGGAACTCGAATAATGGTTTCAACACTGGTTCAGGTGGAGGTAGCCAAggaaataaaaatccaaatcaaGGGGGAGAGGTTATTTTCAACAACGGGGGCAGCACTAATAATAACGGCGGACGACCGAATATAGGAAACGAAGCAACGGTCAGCGGCGAAGTAGCTTGCGGTACTGTTTCTATAGCTAATCCTTTGATTACATTGGCTCAAAATTCCGAATATGGACAATGGCCTTGGCACGTAGCATTGTTCATGAGAGATGAAGTAAACCCGTCAAAGTCATCTTATATCTGTGGTGGATCTCTCGTTTCGAAAAATAGAGTAATTACAG cCGCTCATTGCGTTTCGCTGTCAGGAAATAGGATTGTCAATCCTAATTCCCTAACTGCCTACATGGGTAAATATAATATTAACACCGATGAAAGTACCTCCCAAAAAAGAACG GTGAGCGCTCTCAAAGTTAATCCGGAATACAATAAAGCTAATTTTCACAACGATATCgctattttgagtttgaaagaCGATGTCGAATTTACAAATTATGTACGACCTATATGCCTTTGGGAAGCAACCGATGGGGTTCAAGATGTCGTGGGACAAAATGGAATA gtcgTCGGATGGGGTTACAATGAATATCAACAACTTAATCAAGAACTTAAACAGGCCACTATGCCGATTGTTTCGACTGAAAAATGCGCTCGAAGTgatccacaatttttttcagaatacgTTTCTGATAACGCATTCTGCGCCGGATCTTTAAATG GAACGGGCCCGTGTAAAGGTGACAGTGGTGGTGGATTAGTTTTGAAACGCAATAATTCGTGGTATTTGAGAGGAATTGTATCGGTTTCAGCAGCGCCTAAAAATGGATCGGTATGCAATAATCATCATTACATTGTTTTCACGGATACGGCTAAATATACCGATTTTATTAAACGAAATATTTGA
- the LOC135832201 gene encoding putative uncharacterized protein DDB_G0282133 isoform X3: MFINSRIMKYFQTILQLKSWLILIICASCIRWTDSIRFKPSPCPGKFNYESTTNDDRWYGDITFPVNTTIDGSTIRIELDRPSQLLVTTGGPITTKDNQVYFITHDNVVLEKGSTYKLIFMVKFDKENEVPMLATIHFNGQRICPPDLVTLSLGGGNDYSSSRPDIKATAPTDVLSDIDKKQKNPTTKTTTRATYNNNNNNGGDTDYFTENSNTNRLTTSRTPISNSNNFGGSNSENQGNTGYNPNSNSNNYGGGSTNGNQGSNSYNPNGNSNNYGGTGNNGNQGSNGYNPNSNSNNYGGGGNNGNYGSGGYNPNTSDNFGTGGNNGYNPNTSSNSGSNSNGFNNNNNQNQGNNGFGSGNSNNYGNNGGSSLGNNNNGFNTGNQGTFGGNSDNFGSNSNSNQGNNGFNSGNSNNGFNTGSGGGSQGNKNPNQGGEVIFNNGGSTNNNGGRPNIGNEATVSGEVACGTVSIANPLITLAQNSEYGQWPWHVALFMRDEVNPSKSSYICGGSLVSKNRVITAAHCVSLSGNRIVNPNSLTAYMGKYNINTDESTSQKRTVSALKVNPEYNKANFHNDIAILSLKDDVEFTNYVRPICLWEATDGVQDVVGQNGIVVGWGYNEYQQLNQELKQATMPIVSTEKCARSDPQFFSEYVSDNAFCAGSLNGTGPCKGDSGGGLVLKRNNSWYLRGIVSVSAAPKNGSVCNNHHYIVFTDTAKYTDFIKRNI; the protein is encoded by the exons ATGTTCATAAATTCGCGGATAATGAAATACTTTCAG acaattttgcAGTTGAAATCATGGCTAATTTTGATAATATGCGCATCTTGTATTCGGTGGACAGATTCAATAAGATTCAAACCATCTCCATGTCCTGGAAAATTCAACTATGAATCAACAACGAACGATGATCGTTGGTACGGAGATATTACATTTCCAGTCAATACAACTATCGACGGGTCTACAATTCGAATAGAATTAGATAGACCATCTCAGCTTTTGGTA ACCACAGGTGGACCTATTACAACGAAAGACAATCAGGTCTACTTCATCACTCATGACAATGTCGTGTTAGAAAAGGGCTCGacgtataaattaatttttatggtgaaatttgataaaGAAAATGAGGTCCCAATGTTGGCAACTATCCATTTCAACGGTCAAAGGATATGTCCTCCTGATCTAG TCACCCTATCCTTAGGAGGAGGGAATGATTATTCGAGTTCACGCCCGGATATAAAAGCTACAGCACCTACCGATGTTCTTTCTGATAtcgataaaaagcaaaaaaatccaaccaCCAAAACCAC GACTCGGGCCacatacaacaacaacaacaacaacggtGGCGATACCGACTACTTTACtgaaaattcgaatacaaatCGATTAACAACTAGTAGAACTccaatttcaaattcgaataatttcgGAGGTAGTAATAGTGAAAATCAAGGCAACACTGGCTACAATCCGAATAGTAATTCGAATAATTATGGCGGTGGTAGTACCAATGGAAATCAAGGCAGCAATAGTTACAATCCTAATGGTAATTCAAATAATTACGGCGGAACTGGCAATAATGGAAATCAAGGTAGCAATGGTTACAATCCTAATAGTAATTCGAATAATTACGGCGGAGGAGGCAATAATGGAAATTATGGCAGCGGTGGTTACAACCCTAATACGTCGGACAATTTCGGTACAGGCGGCAATAATGGCTACAACCCCAATACCTCGAGTAACTCCGGCAGCAATAGTAATGgcttcaacaacaacaacaatcaAAATCAAGGAAATAACGGTTTTGGCTCCGGCAATTCGAATAATTACGGGAATAACGGTGGTAGCAGCTTAGGAAATAACAATAACGGGTTCAATACTGGGAATCAAGGCACGTTCGGTGGCAATTCCGATAACTTTGGTTCTAATAGCAATTCAAATCAAGGAAACAATGGTTTCAATTCTGGGAACTCGAATAATGGTTTCAACACTGGTTCAGGTGGAGGTAGCCAAggaaataaaaatccaaatcaaGGGGGAGAGGTTATTTTCAACAACGGGGGCAGCACTAATAATAACGGCGGACGACCGAATATAGGAAACGAAGCAACGGTCAGCGGCGAAGTAGCTTGCGGTACTGTTTCTATAGCTAATCCTTTGATTACATTGGCTCAAAATTCCGAATATGGACAATGGCCTTGGCACGTAGCATTGTTCATGAGAGATGAAGTAAACCCGTCAAAGTCATCTTATATCTGTGGTGGATCTCTCGTTTCGAAAAATAGAGTAATTACAG cCGCTCATTGCGTTTCGCTGTCAGGAAATAGGATTGTCAATCCTAATTCCCTAACTGCCTACATGGGTAAATATAATATTAACACCGATGAAAGTACCTCCCAAAAAAGAACG GTGAGCGCTCTCAAAGTTAATCCGGAATACAATAAAGCTAATTTTCACAACGATATCgctattttgagtttgaaagaCGATGTCGAATTTACAAATTATGTACGACCTATATGCCTTTGGGAAGCAACCGATGGGGTTCAAGATGTCGTGGGACAAAATGGAATA gtcgTCGGATGGGGTTACAATGAATATCAACAACTTAATCAAGAACTTAAACAGGCCACTATGCCGATTGTTTCGACTGAAAAATGCGCTCGAAGTgatccacaatttttttcagaatacgTTTCTGATAACGCATTCTGCGCCGGATCTTTAAATG GAACGGGCCCGTGTAAAGGTGACAGTGGTGGTGGATTAGTTTTGAAACGCAATAATTCGTGGTATTTGAGAGGAATTGTATCGGTTTCAGCAGCGCCTAAAAATGGATCGGTATGCAATAATCATCATTACATTGTTTTCACGGATACGGCTAAATATACCGATTTTATTAAACGAAATATTTGA